In Silene latifolia isolate original U9 population chromosome 3, ASM4854445v1, whole genome shotgun sequence, a single window of DNA contains:
- the LOC141649794 gene encoding uncharacterized protein LOC141649794, with translation MFRSYYYVVLIDSTYKTNLYRLPLVEIVGVTPVGKSFVIAYALVKHESEDGYLWVLRKLKALLNDVVQPNAIVPIARRDSWAKHITCNLFQAVVEAETEDKFNVAWGNLAREWAGVAAYIERQWFPHLEKWAKYRTNKITHFGNTSTSRVESAHANLKRWLNSGGR, from the exons ATGTTTCGATCATACTATTATGTGGTATTGATCGATTCCACGTACAAGACAAATTTataccgtcttccgcttgttgaGATTGTTGGAGTCACACCCGTCGGGAAGAGCTTTGTCATCGCGTATGCTCTTGTGAAGCATGAGTCCGAGGATGGATATTTGTGGGTCTTACGGAAACTGAAGGCCCTTCTCAATGATGTCGTTCAACCTAATGCTATTGTTCCGATTGCGAGGCGG GATAGTTGGGCTAAGCACATAACTTGTAACTTGTTTCAAGCGGTTGTCGAGGCGGAGACCGAAGATAAGTTTAATGTTGCGTGGGGCAATTTGGCAAGGGAATGGGCGGGAGTGGCTGCTTATATtgagaggcaatggttcccgcactTGGAAAAATGGGCCAAGTATAGAACGAACAAGATAACTCATTTTGGGAATACTTCTACATCCCGGGTTGAGTCGGCTCATGCGAATCTGAAGAGATGGTTGAATAGCGGCGGCCGTTGA